Below is a genomic region from Acinetobacter tibetensis.
TGGTCGGCAGCAGCACGATCTAACACATTTTGCTGAACCAATTGGTCTGCATACAATGCACGAGTCGTGGTTTTTTTGTTGATCACTTGATACATCATTGGCTGTGTTGCAGCTGGCTCATCCGCTTCGTTATGACCACGACGACGGTAACAGAACATGTCAATTACAACATCTTTACGGAATGTATGACGGAAATCATGCGCCAATTGAGCAACAAACAATACTGACTCAGGATCATCACCGTTCACATGGAAAATCGGTGCTTGGATCATTTTCGCGATGTCCGTACAGTATTCTGTAGAACGCGCATCACGTGGATCAGAAGTTGTGAAACCCACTTGGTTATTCACAACAATGTGAACCGTACCACCAACTGTATAGCCACGAGTTTGTGACATTTGGAAGGTTTCTTGGTTAACACCTTGACCTGCAAATGCAGCATCACCATGCACAATCACTGGCAATACATCGTCACCGCCGATGTCTTTACGACGTACTTGACGTGCACGTACCGAACCTTCTACGACTGGTCCAACGATTTCTAAGTGCGATGGGTTAAATGCCAATGCCAAGTGAACTTCACCACCTGGAGTCATGACATTCGAAGAGAAACCTTGGTGGTATTTAACGTCACCAGAACCTTTTTTATGTAAGCTCTTACCTTCGAACTCACCAAATAGGTCTGCTGGGTTTTTACCCATGATGTTCACAAGAAGGTTCAAACGACCACGGTGTGGCATACCAATGACCACTTCTTTACAACCTACAGAACCTGCACGTTGAATCAAAGCATCAACCATTGGAATGAAAGATTCACCACCTTCAACACCAAAACGTTTTGCACCGACGTATTTATTACCTAAGAATTTTTCTAGGCCTTCAGCCGCAGTTAAACGCTCTAATACGTGTTTTTTCTGGTCTGCTGTAAAGTTAAATTGCCCACGTGCACCTTCAAGGCGTTGTTGAATCCAACGTTTTTCTTTGGTATCAACAATGTGCATGTATTCTGCACCAATCGAAGCACAGTAGGTTGCTTCCATGGCTTGAACCATTTCACCTAAAGTCGCTTCGTCTTTACCAATCAAAAGATTACCTGTATTGAATACAGTATCTAAATCCGATTGAGTTAAACCATGTGCAGCAAGATCAAGATCTGGCACGATTTCACGTTTTGCCAAACCTAGTGGATCAAGCTTCGCTTTCTGATGACCTCGGTTACGATACGCTGCAATAAGTTGTAATACGCCAATTTGACGACGCTCATGTTCAGTACTAACTGTGCTTTGAACCACTGCCTGAACACGGCTTGAATTGCGGCCTAATAAGAGGAATTGCTCACGTACATTGCTGTGTGGTTGATCACCTTTCGGGAATTTATCGAAGTATACACGCCAATCAGCACCAACTGATTCAGGTGACGTCAAATACTGCTCATAAAGTTCTTCAATATACGCTGCACTATCAGCGGAAAGTTCAGTGTCAAGACGCAGAGCGTCAGCAACTTCTTGCATTTGTGGACCCATTTCCTATTGCAAAAATATTTCAGGTGCCTTTTAAGCAACCCCATGATTGATAATGTCAAATTGGTAACATGACATTAGTCCCTAGCAGACATCAGCCTTAGGGCGTTATCACCACATTAGGAGTAACCTGATGTGAAAAATGAACAACAACACCCTCAATGGCATCATCACTCATCCATATATACTCGACCGAAACCGAGCAATTTTTTGCAAAATCGTTTTAGAAAAGATAAATTCTTGATTTAGCTTTTCTAAAACCACTTAGAAAGTATGTAAGCACCCAATTTATATCAAAAAATGTGCATTAATTAACCACAGTTTTTTTCAATATAACGATGTATCAAATCGTAACATGTTCCTCTTTCACCAATTGATTTTTTTGACACATACCATTCATAAATCAGCGAAATACACATAATACTTTATGCTGTACACTACGGTGATTTATCATCAATTGACAATAAATCTAGACCAAAGTCCTATTTAAATTTAGCAAATAATAAAAAAGAGCATCTTCTTACAAACTGCCCTTTTCTAACGTTATATAATAGCATTTATTCTACGCGACAAACGCTTTTTCAGCATAAATAATCCATCTGTTTTTACATGAATTGCACAAATTATATTTATGTTCTCGTTCCTTTCCAGCAAAACAGTATTACACACGATAATTTTCAGGCTTCATAAAAAAAGCACACTCTTGAGTGTGCTTTTTTTAAGCATTTTTAATCTCTAAAGATTAGCCTGCCATATCTAAAAGCATGTTACGGATATGACCGATTGCTTTAGTTGGATTCAAACCTTTAGGACATACTGATACACAGTTCATGATGCCTTTACAACGGAACAATGAGAATGGATCGTCAAGACGAGCCAAACGCTCTTGAGTTGCTGTATCACGTGAATCGATGATGAAACGGTAGGCATTCAATAACGCTGAAGGACCCAAGAATTTATCAGGGTTCCACCAGAACGATGGGCATGAAGTTGAACAACATGCACAAAGAATACATTCGTATAAACCATCTAAGTGTTCACGCTCTTCAGGAGCCTGTAAACGCTCTTTTGGTGGCGCAGGTTGATTATTGATCAAGAATGGATGAATTTTGTTGTACTGATCGTAGAACTGATTCATATCCACAACTAAATCTTTAACCACTGGCAAACCTGGTAAAGGACGAACAGTAATCACTTCTGGCAAGTCGTTTAGGTTCCAAAGACACGCTAAACCATTTTTACCATTAATGTTCACACCATCTGAACCACAAATACCTTCACGACATGAACGACGGAACGTTAAAGTTTCATCTTGTACTTTCAATGCAAGAAGCGCATCAAGCAACATACGGTGCTTATCAGTCAACTCAAGCTTAAAAGTTTGCATGTATGGTGCTGCATCCTTATCAGGATCGTAGCGGTAGATATTAAATGTACGAGTACCTCTACTCATCTTACTTCTCCCAATTAGAATGTACGTGGTTTAGGTGGAATTGCAGCTACAGATAGTGGCTTGTAACGTACCGGCTTGTATTCAAGATGGTTATCGCTAGAGAACCATAATGTGTGCTTCATCCACTCATCATCACGACGACCGTACGGGTATTCTGGATGATCAGGAGATTCTTCAAAATCTACAACTGTATGTGCACCACGGCATTCTTTACGTGCAGCAGCAGAAATCAAGGTCGCTTTAGCAACTTCATACAAGTTTTCAACTTCTAAAGCTTCAATACGTGCCGTGTTGAATACCTTAGATTTGTCTTTCAAATGAATGTTACGAACACGTGATTCAATCGCAAGAATTTCTTTCACGCCTTTATCAAGCAATGCTTCTGTACGGAATACACCAGCATGGTCTTGTACGATGTCTCGAATTGCATCAGCAACTTCTTGCGCATTTTCACCTGTTGTTGACTCATCCAATTTACGGATACGCGCAACAGTTTGCTCAAGTACAGTTGTAGGAAGTGGTTGGTATTCATCACCGTGGTGTTTAGTCACGTAATCGATGATGTGTTCACCCGCAGCCTTACCAAATACAACCAAGTCAAGAAGCGAGTTCGTACCTAAACGGTTTGCACCATGTACAGATACACAAGAACACTCACCAATTGCATAGAAGCCTTTAACAGGTTTCGTAAAGTTACGCTCACCCGCGTTGGTAGAATAAACATCAGTTTCTTTGTTGTAGTTCGCTTCAAGCGGTGAAGTTTCACGGCTTTCTGGCACTACAACTTGACCATGGATGTTTGTAGGAATACCACCCATTTGGTAATGGATTGTCGGTACTACAGGAATTGGCTCTTTAGTGATGTCAACGTTCGCGAATTTCTTACCAATCTCAAATACAGATGGAAGACGCTTCATGATTGTTTCAGCACCCAAGTGCGTCATATCAAGCAAGATGTAGTCTTTCTTCGGACCACAACCACGACCTTCTTTAATTTCTTGGTCCATAGAACGTGATACAAAGTCACGTGGCGCCAAGTCTTTTAAAGTTGGTGCATAGCGTTCCATGAACGGCTCACCCGCATCGTTACGAAGGATCGCACCTTCACCACGACAGCCTTCGGTCAACAATACACCTGCGCCCGCAACACCCGTAGGGTGGAATTGCCAGAATTCCATATCTTGTAATGGAATACCTGCACGAGCCGCCATACCAAGACCGTCACCAGTGTTGATATATGCGTTAGTAGATGCACGGTAAACACGACCCGCACCACCTGTAGCAAACAATGTCGCTTTAGCTTGGAATACCGCAATTTTACCCGTTTCTTGGTCGTATGCAGTTACACCGAGTACATCACCCGCTTCATTACGGATAAGATCAAGTGCAATCCATTCAACAAAGAATTGAGTACCCATTTTCACGTTGCTTTGATAAAGCGTGTGAAGAAGCGCGTGACCTGTACGGTCAGCAGCAGCACAAGCACGTGGAACAGCTTTTTCACCGTAGTTTGCAGAGTGACCACCGAATGGACGCTGGTAAATTGTACCATCAGCATTACGGTCAAATGGCATACCCAAGTGTTCTAATTCATAAACAACTTGTGGTGCTTCACGCGTCATAAATTCGATCGCGTCTTGGTCGCCCAACCAGTCTGAACCTTTTACAGTGTCATAGAAGTGGTAGTGCCAGTTATCTTCTTGCATGTTACCAAGAGATGCACCAATACCACCCTGCGCTGCAACTGTATGTGAACGTGTTGGGAATACTTTAGTCAGAACCGCAACTTTTAAACCAGCTTGAGCAAGTTGGTAAGATGCGCGCATACCTGAACCACCACCACCAACGATGACAGCATCGAAAGTTTCGTGTGGAATATTTGTGTAATCTTCTTTAGGGGTTATAGCGCCCATGATCTCTTCCTATCAATTCGCCCAAAAAATCTGGATTGCCCAGATCGCATATGCAAATACAGCAATAATTACTGCTGAAGTTAGTACAAGGCGTAAACCTGAAGCTGAAGGCCCCATTTGACGAGTAGTCACATAATCCGTGAATACTTGCCACATACCAATCCATGCATGTGCAACAAGAGATAAGACTGCTAATAAAGATAAGATCTTCATTGGAGCTGTCATCATAAAGCCGTACCACTGTTCGTAGCTAAAACCGCCATTGCATAGGATCCAACCTAAAACAACAACAGTATAAACTGCTAATACGACAGCACTTACGCGTTGGATAAACCAATCACGAGAACCTGAACCCGTTAAACCAGTAGCACTTTTCATTAGATAACAATCCATACAAATGCCGCAATGATACCTATTGCAGACAAGATCAATGAAATAGTAGCTGCGACACGACCACTTTGCAGTTCTTCAGCAATACCTAGATCCGCAAGTAAATGCTTAACCCCCGCAATAAAGTGGAAAATTAAGCCGGCTACAAATACCCATACGATAAAACGCACGATGAAGCTATTAAAAATAGCTTGCACTTGCGCAAAACCTTCAGGAGAAGACAATGATTTGTCTAAAATCCATAAAAGTACCGGTACGAGTAAAAATACGATAACACCAGATAGACGGTGTAAAATTGATGCAATAGCCACAGGGGATTTTAAGTTTACTTCTAAAACTTGACCCATGGACAAATTGACAGGTCTGTTGCTTTTCACAGCGGGCATCCTGTAAGTAAAAACTCCATCCGGAGTTTGTTGGAATTAATTCGAAGGAAAGCTGGCATTGTCAGGCAAGTAAATGCCTAAACTTAAAACGACACTGAATTATAAAACGCGAAAAGTCAAAATACAAACAATCAAAGACTGGTTTTTTAACAAAAAACTCTTAAATAAGAATCATTAACAAAAACAACATTCTATAAAAACCAATAATTTAGCTCAAACTTATTGCTATGCTATTGGTTTTTATCACTTATCCATCAAATCCCTCCCTTTTTAAGCGTCTTCTGTGATTTTGCATTTTTAGACTAAAGATAAGGAAGATATTTTCCTTATCTGAGAATCTCTTCCTTTATATGGAGAGACTTGCATTTCCTATCAAAATGTTCACTATTTATTTAGAGCAATAATTTTATGATATAACGTGATTAAATAACGACTTAGCCAAAACAACATACAGATCACGTATAAATATTAAGACTTTAATTTGCCCAAAAATTGCAAAAAATTACGTAAAAAGATTAATTTCCAACCAAAAATCAAAATTCAACTAGTCATTTTTTGATCAATCAAACCAGTCCTTATGATTAGAATTTAATGTCAAGTTTGACTCAAAAATGAAATCAAATATAAACAAAAATGAATGTAAGTTATGAAAATTAGATGAATTTCGATTCAGTTTGTTCGCACTATTTGTTTAAAAACACCCTCTCTATAATTTTTATAAATATTTACAATTAAGATGGAGTGCTATTTTTTTTCTGCACCTCAAGAATATTTTGACATATTATAGCGCAGCGGTGCTGCGATTTTATTCATTCCTCTAAGGACGGATTTGACTAAACCTCTGTGAGGACGTCAGTTTTTTATCCATAAGTATAATTGACAAAATTTCAGTACGCTCTAATCTAACTAGCAAATTTTTGATCCGTCTGATTCGCGCATTAGAAGATTAGTACTACGAGTCAGATTAAACATTCACCAGGACAGGAGATCTTTGAATGTCTGAAGCAACTGGCAAAAAAGCCGTATTACAGCTTGATGGCAAAGAAATTGAATTACCAATTTACAGCGGCACATTGGGCCCAGATGTAATCGACGTTAAGGATGTGTTGGCCGCGGGTCACTTTACTTTTGATCCTGGTTTTATGGCAACAGCAGCTTGCGAATCAAAAATTACCTTCATTGACGGTAACAAAGGTGTACTTTTACACCGCGGTTACCCAATTGACCAACTTGCTACTAAAGCAGACTACTTAGAAACTTGCTACTTATTATTAAATGGCGAGCTTCCAACTGCTGAGCAAAAAGCTGAATTTGACGCTAAAGTACGTAACCACACTATGGTTCACGACCAAGTTAGCCGTTTCTTTAATGGTTTCCGTCGTGACGCTCACCCTATGGCAATCATGGTGGGTGTAGTTGGTGCACTTTCTGCGTTCTATCATAACGGTTTAGACATTGAAGATGTTAACCACCGTGAAATCACAGCTATTCGCTTAATTGCAAAAGTACCTACACTTGCAGCTTGGAGCTACAAGTACACCGTAGGTCAACCATTTGTTTACCCACGTAATGACTTAAACTATGCGGAAAACTTCTTGCATATGATGTTTGCTACTCCAGCAGACCGTGATTACAAAGTAAACCCTATTCTTGCAAAAGCAATGGATCGTATTTTCACGCTTCATGCTGACCACGAACAAAACGCGTCTACATCTACTGTACGTTTGGCTGGTTCTACTGGTGCTAACCCGTATGCATGTATTGCTGCTGGTATCTCTGCACTTTGGGGACCTGCTCACGGTGGCGCGAACGAAGCTGTTCTTAAGATGCTTGATGAAATCGGCACTGTAGAAAACGTTGCTGGCTTCATGGAAAAAGTGAAAACTAAAGAAGTTAAACTTATGGGCTTCGGTCACCGAGTTTATAAAAACTTCGATCCACGTGCGAAAGTAATGAAAGAAACTTGTGACGAAGTTCTTGGTGCTTTAGGCATCAACGATCCACAGCTTGCTCTTGCTATGGAACTTGAACGTATCGCGCTTTCTGACGAATACTTCATTAAACGTAACCTATACCCTAACGTAGACTTCTACTCAGGTATCATCCTTAAAGCGATTGGTATCCCGACTGAAATGTTTACTGTAATCTTCGCACTTGCACGTACTGTTGGTTGGATCAGCCACTGGTTAGAAATGCACAGCGGACCTTACAAAATTGGTCGTCCACGTCAGCTTTACACTGGTGAAGTTCAACGTGACATCCAAGGTCGTTAATTCGAAAGAATTGATGATTAAAAAAACCACCCTTCGGGTGGTTTTTTTATGTCAGCTTAAATACAGATACAGCCATAAGAATATTTTTAAGATAAAAACTAAAATTTAACCGATATCGTAATTAGCCAAGTCTAATTTTTTCAGTTTTTGCTTCAATTGCTTGAGTGACCATGGCCAAGCTGCAAAATTTCGCCCATTTTGATCTAGATAATAAGATTTACAGCCACCACGGTTAAAAACCGTCTTCTGCAAATGTTTTTGTACTACAACATTATGTTCATGAAGTACTTTTGGCTTAATTTCTATTCGCTTAATGTTCTGATCTCGCATTTGCAGTAAACCACTCATAATGTAATCCAGTTGTGCTTCCGCAATCCCAATAAATGAGTCATAGACCAGAATATTGGGACCCAGCACCAAAAAGGCATTGGGTACATGTTCCAAACTTGCACCCAAAAATGCCTCTGGAGAGCTTTCTTTCCAACGCTCAGCCAAGAGTTGCCCATTCGCATCATAGACTCGCTTGCCTATAGGTGGATGTGAAACTTCAAAGCCTGTCCCCCAGATAATCACATCAACTTGATACTGTTCACCATTGGTGGCAATCAATTGATTCCCCTGAATTTCAATCAAACCCTGTGGCACAAGCTGTACATTTTCTTGTTGTAAGGCAGGATAATAATCATTGGCGAATAACAGCCGTTTACAACCAATTGAGAAATTCGGGGTCACATTTTTTCGTAATGTTTGATCTTGAATTTGCAGTTTTAATAGCTGTTTGCTCAGCAGATTAATTGGCTCTAATATTTGAGGATGACGCAATCCAAAGTTAATCCCATTTAAAATTTGCGCAACACTGTTACGCCACAACTGTTGAATCACAGGATATTTGGCAATGACGCCTTTAGCCGCATCATTCAATGCAAAATCAGCTTTGGGTAATACCCACGGTGCAGTACGTTGAAAAATAATCAACTCTTTGACATCAGGTTGAATTTGAGGAATAAACTGAATTGCAGATGCACCCGTACCAATCACAGCAACCCGTTTACCTGTTAAATCGCAGTCATGTTTCCAGCGTGCCGAATGAAACATTTCACCGCTAAAGGTATCAATTCCTTTAATCTGTGGCACAGAGGGTTCTGTAATGGGTCCCGTAGAGAAAACCACTGTTTTAGCGAGAAATTTGCCTTGTGAAGTTTCTAAAACCCATTGTTGCTGTACTTCATTCCATTTAGCGGATATAAGCTCATGCTTAAATTTAATTTTGTCATACAAATTGAATTGCTTCGTGACCTGCTCCAGATAGGTCAAAATTTCCGTTTGCTTGGCAAATAGATGACTCCATGCATGGCTTGGTGCAAACGAAAAAGAATATAACGCGGATGGCACGTCACAACCACAGCCAGGATAAGTGTTGTCACGCCAAGTTCCACCGACGCGATCTGCTTTTTCAAACACTAAAAAGTCAGTATAGCCCGCTTGTATCATCTTATAGGCAGCAGCAATACCAGATATTCCCGCACCAATTACAACACAATCATATACACGAGTTGACTGCGCTTGTTTCGCTTTCGTTCGTATTTTGGTTTTTTGTTGAGTCACGGAAGTTGGGTTTTCCTCTACCCCAATAGATTCAGCACCTTCTTCTAAGGCGGATTCAATTTTTTGATCTGAATTTTCCACTAAAATATTCTCCGTAATGTTCAGTATCTTATTTTTATTTCATGTATTTTTGGAACAATGGATAACCAATTCCAAGTAACTTTGCATACAGACTTGGTGCAGCACGTTTTAACCACCAAAACAACTTGGCATCTGGCTGTGGAATGGTATACAGCTTATTCGCATCAAGCCGATCTAAGGTTTTAATTGCGACTTGATCGCTATTAATAAAAGCATGATTCATCAGCAAATGATCTGCCAAACCAGAGTAACGTTGTGGCAAACGGCCATTTTTCATAATATTGGTTGGCACCAAAGTTGGGCAAAGGACATTGACGCGGATATTGGTACTTCGGAGTTCTGCTGAAAGCGTTTCTGACAATGCCAAAACACTCGACTTCGTTACGTTATATGCCGTCATTTCAGGAGCCGCAGTAAAACCCGCAGCCGATGCCACATTAATAATCGCACCAAAGCCTTGCTGTTTGAATTGTGGGACAAAATAATGACATCCATGAATCACACCCCATAAATTGACATGCATACACCATTGCCAATCGTCTAGACTGACTTCATCAAACTTTCCCCCCAAACCAACTCCCGCATTGTTAATAATTAAGGTGGTCACATGCCCCATTAGTTGTTCAGCTTGCTCTGCCAATGCTTTCACTTGCTCAGCACATCCCACATCACATTGCACAGCAAAAGCATCCGTTTGATATTGATTTTGAATCAAGCTCACGGTTTCTTCAGCAGCACTGAGATGAATATCTGCACAAACCACCACCCCGCCGCGCCGAGCAAGCTCTAGTGCGAAACTCCGTCCAATACCACTCCCCGCACCGGTTACCACGGCATAAGCTTGTTTGCTTGGATTACTTTTTTTATTAAAAATTGTCATTTTAAAATCCCCGCTTTGTTATGAACGTAAACTAGGGGTAAATTCACGCGTAAAATAAGGCGTTAAAATGCCATGTTCAGGGTTTAACAGCTTTTCTTTGTAATAGCTTAAATAGGCTGAAATATCATGATCATTGGGATGAAAATCAGGACGTAAATAATCAAAAATATGCTGCATGGTGCTGCCATAGACACCATCCTTTAAGCCAAAAATTAGGCTTAAACTGTAAGGCAGTTCTTTCCAGTAGCTCCAACGAATCAGATTTTTCGGTTCTCGGTAAAATGGCACCATGAGTGAGGCGACTGAAATTAAAATAAGAATCGTGATAAGCGCAGGGAAAAAGCCTGCAATACGCAGCGCATAATTATTGGATAAAGCTTGAAATACATCATAGGCAATGTCTTTATGCTCAGACTCTTCGAGCATATGCCACATCCAAATGGCGCGCTGCTTTTCATCTCGAGAATGGAAGAAAATTTCCTCATGCTTCATCATATATTCTGCCAATACAGCAGTGAAATGCTCAATACCTGCCATGAGCGACAGTTTCATGGGTTGGGGTAAACGGTTAAATCCATAATCAAATGCCCAACCAGCCCATGTGCGAAACAACTGCACTGGATAATCTACTTCTAGGAATGCATCGTTTAACTCATTATGCATTTTAGAATGAATCGCCTCTTGACCAATCAAAGCCGTCACGCGCTGTTTCAGCAGTGGATCTTTAAGCAATTCACGATGATAACGCGCTGTATCTATCACCAAGTCCTCTCCAAACGTTAAAAAAATGGAAAGTGATGCGAAATAGGCACTCGCCAATTCTGCATTGAGATAAAATTTGGGATCAATTTCTTTCGGGTCAAAGTCAAACCGCATGTGCCGAATCGGAATCATCGGGGACTGTTTCAAAGTATTAAAACGAGGCCCAGAAAATACATGATTCAATGTATTTTTAAGTGGTGTAATGAATTGCATGACCATTCCTTATTTTTCTACTGTAAGTGCAACTTTGTGGTATTGCACATGCTGCTTAAGCATGCACCTACAGTAAAAAACTAAGTGAGCCTATGTGGCTTGCCACTAGCAATTCAGGTCATTTGATTTGCAATTTCTGCCTTTCCTCAGACTTGTCCGACAGTTTTCTGACAAAATTATCTACATGGGACAAAATCACGCTTTGGGTGCCAAAAAAGGAATGCATTGTTCATAAGCATTGCAGTCCTGCCCTTGTGTTTTTTTAATAAAATAATCTTGCACCATTTGCGCCTGCTGCTCTATTCCATAATTTAAAAACAATTTTCCTTGCTGGATTACATAGTGATAACGGCGATCAAATAATGCCTTACGTACCACAGCAATGCCTTGCTGGTACTGCCACACATGCGTCATCTCATGAATAAACCAAGATTGCAAACTGAGTGAACACTTTGAAAAGTCATGACAGTAATTTTGCGCATGAAAATAAATATATCCATTCGGGCTAATCGCATGATTTTTAAGTACTGCTTTATGCGCAATAATTTGAACCCGATCCAACTGAATTGTGTCTGCAAAAATCCATCGAACCAATGATTTTTCACCATCAGTCAAAGGGCGTCGAGACAAAACACCTACGCTTCGAATAGTCTGGAGCAGAGTTGATAAATATCGCGACATATCTTTAACCTTTTCAGTGAAATATAAGTAACTTACCATCTACAATTATGAATTGTTTTTCTAAATGCAAATAAGAATTTTTTTTGAATTTATACACTACATTTGTCGCAATTCGTATATAGTATCAACGCAAATTATTTATTCATTATTTTGTCGTTGATTACACAGTACTGAACCGATAACGATAAGAAACTCAGTCATCTGCGTACACATCCCTATAGCTTTAGGATTAAGTTGGAATGAAAAGTTTTAAAATTGCCCTAGCACAATTCTCTCCGCATATTGGTAATATCGAAGCAAATGCTGAAAAAATGCAACAATTGGCAAATGAAGCCAAAGCGCAAAAATCAGATTTAATTATCTTCCCTGAATTAGCAACGATTGGTTACCCAGCCGAAGATTTACTGTTGCGTCCAAGCCTGTCTAAACGCACACAACTAGCGTTTGAACAACTGAGCCAAGTGAAAGACATTGTCATGGTCTTTGGTTTTGTCAATCAAACTGAAGATGGTCAACGCTATAACTCTGCCGCAGTGATGAAAGACGGTAAGATTCTCGGTATTTATAACAAGCAAAACTTGCCAAATTATGGCGTGTTTGATGAAAAACGTTATTTTAACGAAGGACATCAGCACTTGGTATTTGAATACCTCGGACATAAATTCGGTGTACTGATTTGTGAAGATATCTGGTCACTGAATACCGTTCAGCAACTTGCCCAACTCAATGTAGAAACTGCTTTAGTCCTAAATGCTTCACCATATGAAGTGGGTAAACCACAGCATCGTGTTGAAACCATGTCTGCTCTTGCGAAACAAATGAACCTTAATTTGGTTTATGCCAACCAAGTTGGTGGTCAAGATGATTTAATTTTTGACGGCACCAGTTTTGTCATTAACAAAGACGGCGCTGTTGCAGTACAAGCACCAAGTTTTAAAGAAACATTGCTCTATTCGGACTATATTGGCGAACAACAAAGCTATCAAGTTACTGAAAGCAGTCCAACTCTCGAAACCATGGCAGAAATTTATCAAGCTTTGGTGATGGCAACGCGTGACTATGTTCACCGTTCAGGCTTCCCAGGCGTGATTTTAGGTCTTTCAGGTGGGATTGACTCAGCATTGACCCTTGCGATTGCTGTAGATGCGATTGGTGCTGACAAAGTACAAGCGGTCATGATGCCTTATACTTATACTTCGCAAATCAGTGTAGAAGATGCAGCGGCACAAG
It encodes:
- a CDS encoding 2-oxoglutarate dehydrogenase E1 component, with the translated sequence MQEVADALRLDTELSADSAAYIEELYEQYLTSPESVGADWRVYFDKFPKGDQPHSNVREQFLLLGRNSSRVQAVVQSTVSTEHERRQIGVLQLIAAYRNRGHQKAKLDPLGLAKREIVPDLDLAAHGLTQSDLDTVFNTGNLLIGKDEATLGEMVQAMEATYCASIGAEYMHIVDTKEKRWIQQRLEGARGQFNFTADQKKHVLERLTAAEGLEKFLGNKYVGAKRFGVEGGESFIPMVDALIQRAGSVGCKEVVIGMPHRGRLNLLVNIMGKNPADLFGEFEGKSLHKKGSGDVKYHQGFSSNVMTPGGEVHLALAFNPSHLEIVGPVVEGSVRARQVRRKDIGGDDVLPVIVHGDAAFAGQGVNQETFQMSQTRGYTVGGTVHIVVNNQVGFTTSDPRDARSTEYCTDIAKMIQAPIFHVNGDDPESVLFVAQLAHDFRHTFRKDVVIDMFCYRRRGHNEADEPAATQPMMYQVINKKTTTRALYADQLVQQNVLDRAAADQMVEDYRSDLEAGKHVANALVLEPNTKMFVDWTPYLGHEYTDIWDTTFSEDRLKELGRKMRELPEGFVMQRQVAKVIDDRLKMQTGEMPLNWGAAETLAYASILDDGYLVRLTGEDVGRGTFSHRHAKLHNQVDGSTYIPLCHIKENQPRTAIYDSLLSEMAVLGFEYGYATTLPKSLVIWEAQFGDFANCAQVVIDQFIASGETKWERVCGLTLLLPHGFEGQGPEHSSARLERFLQLCAEDNMQVMTPTTPAQIFHALRRQAIRPIRKPMIIMSPKSLLRHKLATSTLSELANSTFQTVIDEIDNINKADVTRLVLCGGKVYYDLLEKRREQELNNTAIVRIEQLYPYPEQRIAEVLAQYPNVKDIVWTQEEPKNQGAWLFIAPRLYDDVMKSAKPVRISYAGREASAAPACGSPYLHAKQQAQLVNDALAIVAE
- a CDS encoding succinate dehydrogenase iron-sulfur subunit, whose protein sequence is MSRGTRTFNIYRYDPDKDAAPYMQTFKLELTDKHRMLLDALLALKVQDETLTFRRSCREGICGSDGVNINGKNGLACLWNLNDLPEVITVRPLPGLPVVKDLVVDMNQFYDQYNKIHPFLINNQPAPPKERLQAPEEREHLDGLYECILCACCSTSCPSFWWNPDKFLGPSALLNAYRFIIDSRDTATQERLARLDDPFSLFRCKGIMNCVSVCPKGLNPTKAIGHIRNMLLDMAG
- a CDS encoding FAD-binding protein, whose protein sequence is MGAITPKEDYTNIPHETFDAVIVGGGGSGMRASYQLAQAGLKVAVLTKVFPTRSHTVAAQGGIGASLGNMQEDNWHYHFYDTVKGSDWLGDQDAIEFMTREAPQVVYELEHLGMPFDRNADGTIYQRPFGGHSANYGEKAVPRACAAADRTGHALLHTLYQSNVKMGTQFFVEWIALDLIRNEAGDVLGVTAYDQETGKIAVFQAKATLFATGGAGRVYRASTNAYINTGDGLGMAARAGIPLQDMEFWQFHPTGVAGAGVLLTEGCRGEGAILRNDAGEPFMERYAPTLKDLAPRDFVSRSMDQEIKEGRGCGPKKDYILLDMTHLGAETIMKRLPSVFEIGKKFANVDITKEPIPVVPTIHYQMGGIPTNIHGQVVVPESRETSPLEANYNKETDVYSTNAGERNFTKPVKGFYAIGECSCVSVHGANRLGTNSLLDLVVFGKAAGEHIIDYVTKHHGDEYQPLPTTVLEQTVARIRKLDESTTGENAQEVADAIRDIVQDHAGVFRTEALLDKGVKEILAIESRVRNIHLKDKSKVFNTARIEALEVENLYEVAKATLISAAARKECRGAHTVVDFEESPDHPEYPYGRRDDEWMKHTLWFSSDNHLEYKPVRYKPLSVAAIPPKPRTF
- the sdhD gene encoding succinate dehydrogenase, hydrophobic membrane anchor protein; protein product: MKSATGLTGSGSRDWFIQRVSAVVLAVYTVVVLGWILCNGGFSYEQWYGFMMTAPMKILSLLAVLSLVAHAWIGMWQVFTDYVTTRQMGPSASGLRLVLTSAVIIAVFAYAIWAIQIFWAN
- the sdhC gene encoding succinate dehydrogenase, cytochrome b556 subunit gives rise to the protein MPAVKSNRPVNLSMGQVLEVNLKSPVAIASILHRLSGVIVFLLVPVLLWILDKSLSSPEGFAQVQAIFNSFIVRFIVWVFVAGLIFHFIAGVKHLLADLGIAEELQSGRVAATISLILSAIGIIAAFVWIVI